From the genome of Triticum aestivum cultivar Chinese Spring chromosome 3B, IWGSC CS RefSeq v2.1, whole genome shotgun sequence, one region includes:
- the LOC543001 gene encoding glutathione S-transferase 1: MAPVKLYGATLSWNVTRCVAALEEAGVEYEIVPINFGTGEHKSPDHLARNPFGQVPALQDGDLYVFESRAICKYACRKNKPELLKEGDIKESAMVDVWLEVEAHQYTAALSPILFECLIHPMLGGATDQKVIDDNLVKIKNVLAVYEAHLSKSKYLAGDFLSLADLNHVSVTLCLAATPYASLFDAYPHVKAWWTDLLARPSVQKVAALMKP, from the exons ATGGCTCCGGTGAAGCTGTACGGCGCGACCCTGTCGTGGAACGTCACCAGGTgcgtggcggcgctggaggaggccGGCGTCGAGTACGAGATCGTACCCATCAACTTCGGCACCGGCGAGCACAAGAGCCCCGACCACCTCGCCAGGAAC CCCTTCGGCCAGGTGCCAGCTTTGCAGGATGGTGACTTATACGTCTTCG AATCACGTGCTATTTGCAAGTACGCGTGCCGCAAGAACAAGCCAGAGCTGTTGAAGGAGGGCGACATCAAGGAGTCAGCAATGGTGGATGTGTGGCTCGAGGTGGAGGCCCATCAGTACACTGCCGCTCTGAGCCCCATTCTCTTCGAGTGCCTTATCCATCCAATGCTTGGGGGAGCCACTGACCAGAAGGTCATCGACGACAACCTTGTTAAGATCAAGAACGTGCTGGCGGTGTACGAGGCGCACCTGAGCAAGTCCAAGTACCTGGCTGGAGACTTCCTCAGTCTTGCGGACCTTAACCATGTGTCTGTCACCCTGTGCTTGGCGGCTACACCCTATGCGTCTCTGTTCGACGCGTACCCGCATGTGAAGGCCTGGTGGACTGACCTGCTGGCGAGGCCGTCCGTCCAGAAGGTCGCAGCGCTGATGAAGCCATGA